In the genome of Lacerta agilis isolate rLacAgi1 chromosome 2, rLacAgi1.pri, whole genome shotgun sequence, one region contains:
- the PFDN6 gene encoding prefoldin subunit 6 encodes MAEALQKKLQGELEKYQQLQKDISKSMTARQKLEAQLTENNVVKEELDLLDSSNTVYKLIGPVLVKQDTDEAKATVAKRLDYIAGEIKRYEGQMQDYEKKSDQQRETLARLQQEFQKAQAKGAVKA; translated from the exons ATGGCTGAAGCCCTGCAGAAGAAGCTCCAGGGAGAGCTGGAGAAATACCAGCAGCTACAGAAAG ATATCAGCAAGTCCATGACGGCCCGGCAGAAGCTGGAGGCTCAGCTGACCGAGAACAACGTGGTGAAGGAG GAGCTGGACCTGTTGGATTCGTCCAACACCGTCTACAAGCTGATTGGGCCCGTTTTGGTGAAGCAGGACACAGACGAGGCCAAAGCCACAGTCGCGAAACGGCTGGACTACATCGCAGGGGAGAT CAAGCGCTACGAGGGCCAGATGCAGGATTACGAGAAGAAGTCGGACCAGCAGCGGGAGACCCTGGCGCGGCTGCAGCAGGAGTTCCAGAAAGCCCAGGCCAAGGGGGCCGTCAAGGCCTGA